One genomic segment of Pseudomonadota bacterium includes these proteins:
- the lipB gene encoding lipoyl(octanoyl) transferase LipB, producing MSNSGAGKGVPGFAAVTPVSTVPAANPGTPFPAPLFPAPTVRWLGQVDYEPTWREMQRITDTRDADTPDEIWLLEHPPVFTLGLNADAGHVLAAGDIPVVKIDRGGQVTYHGPGQLVVYPLIDIRRAGLGVRDLVTAMERAVIEYCASLGIEAECRKGAPGVYVGASKIGSVGIRIRRGSSYHGLAFNVDMELEPFQRINPCGYAGLRMTQLADLGQKNLTVESVGRAFAPFLTAALARLRAKG from the coding sequence ATCTCGAATAGCGGTGCCGGGAAGGGGGTTCCGGGGTTTGCCGCCGTCACGCCTGTTTCTACCGTCCCCGCAGCAAACCCCGGAACCCCCTTCCCGGCACCGCTATTCCCGGCGCCAACCGTACGGTGGTTAGGCCAGGTGGACTACGAGCCGACCTGGCGCGAAATGCAGCGCATCACGGATACGCGCGATGCGGACACGCCCGACGAGATCTGGCTGCTAGAACATCCGCCCGTGTTCACGCTCGGTTTGAACGCCGATGCGGGCCACGTGCTCGCCGCGGGTGACATTCCGGTCGTCAAGATCGACCGCGGCGGCCAGGTCACGTATCACGGGCCGGGCCAGCTGGTCGTCTATCCACTGATCGACATCCGCCGCGCCGGTCTTGGTGTGCGCGATCTGGTCACTGCGATGGAGCGCGCGGTCATCGAATATTGCGCGAGCCTCGGCATCGAAGCGGAGTGCCGCAAAGGGGCGCCCGGTGTTTACGTCGGTGCCAGCAAGATCGGCAGCGTGGGTATCCGCATTCGCCGCGGTTCGAGTTACCACGGCCTGGCGTTCAACGTCGATATGGAACTCGAGCCGTTCCAGCGCATCAATCCTTGTGGATATGCGGGATTGCGGATGACGCAGCTCGCCGATCTCGGACAGAAGAATCTCACCGTGGAATCCGTGGGCCGCGCATTCGCGCCGTTTCTGACCGCGGCGTTGGCGAGATTGCGCGCGAAGGGCTGA
- a CDS encoding DUF493 domain-containing protein, giving the protein MVDEPPAEELLKFPTPWPIKVVGRRAEMQRADIDAIVRLFAPDLTDEQIKERESNQHHFLSITYTINAQSKEQVVGLANALQVAKGVIMLI; this is encoded by the coding sequence GTGGTAGACGAACCGCCCGCCGAAGAACTGCTCAAGTTTCCGACACCGTGGCCCATCAAGGTCGTCGGGCGCCGCGCGGAGATGCAGCGCGCCGATATCGACGCCATCGTCCGCCTGTTCGCGCCGGATCTGACCGACGAGCAGATCAAGGAACGCGAGAGCAATCAGCATCATTTCCTGTCGATCACCTACACCATCAACGCGCAGAGCAAGGAGCAGGTCGTCGGTCTCGCCAATGCCCTGCAAGTTGCGAAGGGCGTGATCATGCTGATCTAA
- a CDS encoding D-amino acid aminotransferase, with translation MGEPLPVCFLNGEFLPLREARISPLDRGFLYSDGAYEVTPVYGGRPFRFQQHHDRLTRSLKEIRMEDPLARDAWRDLYRELIERNGGTRSDLYIYVQVTRGAELGRNHAPLPDVPRTVFAFASPWPTARASWQDNGLPAVTADDTRWSRCDIKSVSLLANVLLRQLAVDHEATETILLRDGLLTDASASSVHVVIGGELRTPPNSWRLLPGTTRGVIEEVALKAGVQWRSTAVTEAQLRGADEILIGAATREVQPVTTLDGKPVGNGKPGPVWRKLFDAYQAYKRGVADQPW, from the coding sequence ATGGGCGAACCGCTGCCGGTCTGTTTCCTGAACGGTGAGTTCCTGCCGCTGCGCGAGGCGCGTATCTCGCCGCTCGATCGCGGCTTCCTGTACTCGGATGGCGCGTACGAAGTCACGCCGGTGTACGGCGGGCGGCCGTTCCGGTTTCAGCAGCATCACGACCGCCTCACGCGCAGTCTGAAAGAGATCCGCATGGAGGATCCGCTGGCGCGCGACGCCTGGCGCGATCTTTACCGGGAGTTGATCGAGCGCAACGGCGGCACGCGCTCGGACCTTTATATCTATGTGCAGGTCACGCGCGGCGCCGAGCTCGGGCGCAACCATGCGCCGCTGCCCGACGTGCCGCGCACGGTGTTCGCATTCGCGTCGCCCTGGCCGACGGCGCGCGCGAGCTGGCAGGACAATGGTTTGCCCGCCGTCACGGCCGATGACACGCGCTGGTCGCGTTGCGACATCAAGTCCGTGTCGCTGCTGGCGAACGTGCTGCTGCGGCAGCTTGCAGTGGATCATGAGGCGACGGAGACGATCCTGCTGCGCGATGGACTGCTGACGGACGCCAGCGCGTCGAGCGTGCACGTCGTCATCGGCGGCGAACTGCGCACGCCACCGAATTCGTGGCGGCTGCTGCCCGGCACGACACGCGGTGTCATCGAAGAAGTGGCGTTGAAGGCCGGAGTGCAATGGCGTTCGACGGCGGTGACCGAGGCGCAACTGCGTGGCGCGGACGAGATCCTGATCGGTGCGGCGACACGCGAGGTACAGCCCGTCACCACGCTCGACGGAAAACCCGTCGGCAATGGCAAGCCCGGCCCGGTGTGGCGCAAGTTGTTCGATGCCTACCAGGCGTACAAGCGCGGAGTTGCGGACCAGCCGTGGTAG
- a CDS encoding D-alanyl-D-alanine carboxypeptidase family protein → MPSSRLISFLAFCALSSAAFAAVPVPKPPAIDARAYVLIDFQSGRVLAADKAEAQMEPASITKLMTGYVVFRALKEKRLSLSDNVVISERAWKAEGSRTFAQVGTQIPVDVLIKGMIVQSGNDATIALAEKVGGTEDGFVQMMNTYAAALGLKNSHFNDSSGLPGPTHYMSAHDIASLSRVLIRDYPEEYKWYSLREFEYGGIKQQNRNGLLARDPTVDGIKTGHTESAGYCLASSAKRGDTRLISVVLGTKSFKAREDASAALLNYGFTFFETVKVKGAGDVILKPEVYKGETDRVTVVPANDVWVTIGRGSGGSLTTAATVKEPVIAPIKAGQALGELTISDGKDVIARVPLVAQAAVPEGGWWTRLVDGISLWMR, encoded by the coding sequence ATGCCGTCATCCCGGCTGATTTCGTTTCTCGCCTTCTGTGCCCTCTCTTCCGCCGCGTTTGCCGCGGTGCCCGTTCCCAAGCCTCCCGCGATCGATGCCCGCGCCTACGTGCTCATCGACTTCCAGAGCGGCCGCGTGCTGGCCGCCGACAAGGCGGAAGCGCAGATGGAACCGGCCAGCATCACCAAGCTCATGACCGGCTACGTCGTGTTCCGCGCGCTCAAGGAGAAGCGGCTGAGTCTCTCCGACAACGTCGTCATCAGCGAACGCGCCTGGAAGGCCGAAGGCTCGCGCACCTTCGCGCAGGTCGGGACGCAGATCCCGGTCGACGTGCTCATCAAGGGCATGATCGTGCAGTCGGGCAACGATGCGACCATCGCGCTGGCCGAGAAGGTGGGCGGCACGGAAGACGGCTTCGTGCAGATGATGAACACCTACGCCGCCGCGCTCGGCCTCAAGAACTCGCACTTCAACGACAGCTCGGGGCTGCCGGGGCCGACTCACTACATGAGCGCGCACGACATCGCGTCGCTGTCGCGCGTGCTGATCCGCGATTACCCGGAGGAGTACAAGTGGTACTCGCTGCGCGAGTTCGAATACGGCGGCATCAAGCAGCAGAACCGCAACGGGCTGCTGGCGCGCGATCCGACGGTCGACGGCATCAAGACCGGCCACACGGAAAGCGCGGGGTATTGTCTCGCGAGCTCGGCGAAACGCGGCGATACGCGGCTGATCTCGGTGGTGCTCGGCACCAAGTCGTTCAAGGCGCGCGAAGACGCCAGCGCCGCGCTGCTCAACTATGGCTTCACGTTCTTCGAGACCGTGAAGGTCAAGGGCGCGGGCGACGTCATCCTCAAGCCCGAGGTTTACAAGGGCGAGACGGATCGCGTGACGGTGGTGCCGGCGAACGATGTGTGGGTGACGATCGGGCGCGGCTCCGGCGGTTCGCTCACGACCGCCGCGACGGTGAAAGAACCGGTGATCGCGCCGATCAAGGCCGGCCAGGCCCTGGGCGAACTCACCATCAGCGACGGCAAGGACGTGATCGCGCGCGTGCCGCTGGTGGCGCAGGCTGCCGTGCCCGAGGGCGGCTGGTGGACGCGTCTGGTGGACGGGATTTCCCTCTGGATGAGGTAG
- a CDS encoding septal ring lytic transglycosylase RlpA family protein: MRAALAVVCVALALGGCSLTRRHPEKPRASVPASIPSGSAVPSVPPDVLNIPDAVPKPEPRGTRGNPPFYEVFGKRYYVLASSVGWVERGTASWYGPGFHAASTSLGEPYDMYAMTAAHKTLPLPAYAEVTNLRNGRKVVVRINDRGPFVGDRIIDLSYTAAAKLDMLLQGTAPVEVRVLTPGLSAAPPGAGSSLPAAAPPVAPPVTVVNAPAVKAPGAAAMFIQAGVFADHENARRRVEMLLAAGVELASLDEIPRNDKALHRVRVGPFASVEEFDLNMKRLRDLGVADARLLTD; the protein is encoded by the coding sequence ATGCGGGCGGCGCTCGCTGTCGTCTGCGTTGCGCTCGCGCTGGGCGGCTGCAGCCTCACGCGGCGCCATCCGGAAAAGCCGCGCGCCAGCGTTCCGGCGAGCATTCCCTCGGGTTCGGCCGTGCCCTCGGTGCCGCCCGACGTGCTCAACATTCCCGATGCCGTGCCGAAGCCGGAGCCGCGCGGCACACGTGGCAATCCGCCGTTCTACGAAGTGTTCGGCAAGCGTTACTACGTGCTGGCGTCTTCCGTGGGCTGGGTCGAGCGCGGCACGGCTTCGTGGTACGGGCCCGGCTTTCACGCCGCGTCGACGTCGCTCGGCGAGCCCTATGACATGTATGCCATGACCGCCGCGCACAAGACGCTGCCGCTGCCCGCGTACGCGGAGGTCACGAACCTGCGCAACGGCAGGAAAGTCGTCGTGCGCATCAACGATCGCGGGCCCTTCGTCGGCGATCGCATCATCGACCTCTCCTACACCGCGGCGGCCAAGCTCGACATGTTGCTGCAGGGCACGGCGCCGGTCGAAGTGCGCGTCCTCACGCCGGGTCTATCTGCGGCGCCGCCGGGCGCGGGTTCGTCTTTGCCCGCGGCCGCGCCGCCGGTGGCACCGCCCGTGACGGTGGTGAACGCGCCGGCCGTGAAAGCGCCAGGTGCCGCGGCGATGTTCATCCAGGCGGGTGTGTTCGCCGACCACGAAAATGCGCGGCGCCGCGTCGAGATGTTGCTGGCCGCGGGCGTCGAGCTCGCGAGCCTCGACGAGATCCCGCGCAACGACAAGGCGCTGCATCGCGTGCGCGTCGGTCCGTTCGCGAGCGTCGAGGAATTCGACCTCAACATGAAGCGGCTGCGCGATCTCGGCGTGGCCGACGCACGTCTGCTCACCGACTGA
- the mltB gene encoding lytic murein transglycosylase B has product MRHAPALTALIVLSSGSALADGSFAGRTRLDLDRPEIQAFVEKTAAAQKMEPLDVYRLLAKAEPQPKIIELISKPAEKVSPWYEYRARFMTEQRIAEGAQFMQEHRARLEKAHRDTGVAPEYVVAIIGVETFYGRITGKYRVLDALVTLAFDYPPRATFFTDELAQFIALTREEQIDPLTALGSYAGAMGAGQFMPSSYRRYAVDGSNDKQRNLFADWDDIIASVANYFKASGWVTDGPVLSDAVLQPDAPVTADPGNLTLNETIAGLKAKGVDFDNAAQPLSTPVLLIPAEQLAGPSYRVGFKNFEVITRYNRSIRYAMAVHDLATTIAGRVAAASPPAKETPAKGALAEGAPAAKTTKLATRSAGSETAAR; this is encoded by the coding sequence ATGCGCCATGCGCCTGCACTGACAGCACTCATCGTTTTATCTTCGGGTTCCGCACTGGCGGACGGCTCGTTCGCCGGCCGCACCCGCCTCGATCTCGACCGGCCTGAAATCCAGGCCTTCGTCGAGAAAACCGCCGCCGCGCAGAAGATGGAGCCGCTCGACGTGTACCGGCTGCTCGCCAAGGCCGAGCCGCAGCCGAAGATCATCGAGCTGATCAGCAAACCGGCGGAAAAAGTTTCGCCCTGGTACGAATACCGCGCGCGTTTCATGACCGAGCAGCGCATCGCCGAAGGCGCGCAGTTCATGCAGGAACATCGCGCGCGGCTCGAGAAGGCGCACAGGGACACCGGCGTCGCGCCCGAATACGTGGTCGCGATCATCGGCGTCGAGACGTTTTACGGCCGGATCACCGGCAAGTACCGCGTGCTCGATGCGCTCGTCACGCTGGCCTTCGACTATCCACCGCGCGCGACGTTCTTCACCGACGAGCTGGCGCAGTTCATCGCGCTGACGCGCGAAGAACAGATCGATCCGCTGACGGCGCTCGGCTCGTACGCCGGCGCGATGGGCGCGGGCCAGTTCATGCCCTCGAGTTACCGGCGCTACGCGGTCGACGGCAGCAACGACAAACAACGCAACCTGTTCGCCGACTGGGACGACATCATCGCCAGCGTCGCTAACTACTTCAAGGCAAGCGGCTGGGTGACCGACGGCCCGGTGCTCTCCGACGCCGTGTTGCAGCCCGACGCGCCGGTCACCGCCGACCCGGGCAATCTCACGCTCAATGAGACGATCGCCGGCCTCAAGGCCAAGGGTGTCGACTTCGACAACGCCGCGCAGCCTTTGAGCACGCCGGTGCTGCTCATTCCCGCGGAGCAGCTCGCGGGCCCGTCGTATCGCGTCGGGTTCAAGAATTTCGAAGTGATCACGCGGTATAACCGCAGCATCCGTTACGCCATGGCCGTGCACGACCTGGCGACGACGATTGCCGGGCGCGTTGCCGCGGCATCTCCCCCCGCAAAAGAGACTCCGGCAAAAGGCGCTCTCGCAGAAGGGGCGCCCGCGGCAAAGACCACCAAGCTCGCCACGCGGTCCGCCGGCTCCGAGACAGCAGCGCGTTGA
- the rodA gene encoding rod shape-determining protein RodA produces the protein MGIYEPIETGSRSQRTFTAAGRILGALKLDGPLLIGLGLITLYGFVVLYSASGQSWNRVADAAVRAALGGTAMCVLAQVKPAFLRRIAPFLFVVGVVLLIVVDITGHIGKGAQRWLSLGFFRFQPSEIMKLAVPMACAWWLHDRPLPPSLGTLLMLAIIICIPTGLTILQPDLGTGGLILIGGMMVVIMAGLQFRVIFGLAAVGATAAWLAWQYVLYDYQKQRVFMLFDPEADKLGAGYHIIQSQIAIGSGGVFGKGLLNGSQGQLEFLPERTTDFIFAMVGEELGLLGATILLLLYLFVVGRALYLAVETQDTFARLLAGSIALTFFVYVFINTGMVSGLLPVVGVPLPLVSYGGTSMVTLLASFGILMSLYSHRKLVAS, from the coding sequence ATGGGAATCTACGAACCGATTGAAACGGGCTCGCGCAGTCAACGCACCTTCACCGCCGCGGGCCGTATTCTCGGGGCGCTCAAACTCGACGGCCCGTTGTTGATCGGCCTCGGGTTGATCACGCTCTATGGTTTCGTCGTGCTGTACAGCGCTTCGGGCCAGAGCTGGAACCGCGTGGCCGACGCCGCCGTCCGCGCCGCGCTCGGCGGCACCGCGATGTGCGTGCTGGCACAGGTGAAGCCGGCTTTCCTGCGCCGCATCGCGCCGTTCCTGTTCGTCGTCGGCGTGGTGCTGCTGATCGTCGTCGACATCACGGGCCACATCGGCAAGGGCGCCCAGCGCTGGTTGAGCCTCGGATTCTTTCGCTTTCAACCCTCCGAGATCATGAAGCTCGCGGTCCCGATGGCCTGCGCCTGGTGGTTGCACGACCGTCCGCTGCCACCGAGCCTGGGAACGCTGCTGATGCTCGCCATCATCATCTGCATTCCCACGGGGTTGACGATTTTGCAGCCCGACCTCGGCACCGGCGGATTGATCCTCATCGGCGGCATGATGGTCGTGATCATGGCGGGCCTGCAGTTCCGCGTGATCTTCGGTCTCGCGGCCGTGGGTGCAACCGCCGCCTGGCTCGCCTGGCAATACGTGTTGTACGACTACCAGAAGCAGCGCGTCTTCATGCTGTTCGACCCCGAGGCGGACAAACTCGGCGCGGGTTATCACATCATCCAGTCGCAGATCGCGATCGGCTCCGGCGGGGTTTTCGGCAAGGGTCTGCTCAACGGCTCGCAGGGCCAGCTCGAGTTCCTGCCCGAGCGCACCACCGACTTCATCTTCGCGATGGTCGGCGAGGAGCTCGGTCTGCTGGGAGCGACAATCCTGCTGCTGCTCTATCTGTTCGTCGTAGGACGCGCGCTGTATCTCGCTGTCGAAACACAGGACACCTTCGCGCGGCTGCTCGCCGGCAGCATCGCGCTCACCTTCTTCGTCTACGTGTTCATCAACACGGGCATGGTCAGCGGACTCTTACCGGTTGTCGGCGTTCCGCTACCACTGGTCAGTTACGGCGGCACATCGATGGTGACCCTGCTGGCGAGCTTCGGTATCCTCATGTCCCTCTACTCGCATCGGAAGCTCGTTGCCTCGTGA